One Chiloscyllium punctatum isolate Juve2018m chromosome 33, sChiPun1.3, whole genome shotgun sequence DNA segment encodes these proteins:
- the stoml1 gene encoding stomatin-like protein 1 has product MKPVTVYLFSIADSKSACLFKKTCLPLSGNTQTCPELVCSWILIVLTYLFMILTFPVTGWFVLKSVPKYERFVVFRLGRILGSKGPGMILLLPFIDRWQKVDLRSKTFIIAPFEAKCKDEAVINVGAEVQYHIWNPVLSVALVEDIDSTTAYTAQNVMRRLMHKETLAQIQEDKSKTGEQLAFEVNKKTKHWGMEVQRVDLILHSVVNRPEEDQPGFETSPPSSRLEKLPAPLRKLATQMMQNRRSPQSIHLSSHSSESEDSIQTPSVMTESEDLESDIISPDWILSKVKAFLSEDLVKQIGACYLFSVNQKDGTQNLYFLDLSRDSGKAGYGMPEGDPHVTLEVTEDTMQGLFSGDLKPFSAYMSGRIRIQGDLKLAMKLEDLIKKLNR; this is encoded by the exons ATGAAACCTGTCACTGTGTATTTATTCTCAATTGCTGACTCTAAATCggcatgcctttttaaaaaaacttgcctcCCTCTTTCAGGCAATACTCAGACTTGTCCAGAGTTGGTGTGCAGTTGGATTCTGATCGTCCTTACTTATCTCTTTATGATCCTCACTTTTCCAGTCACAGGCTGGTTTGTGCTAAAG TCGGTGCCGAAGTATGAGCGGTTTGTGGTGTTCCGCTTAGGAAGAATTCTCGGCAGCAAGGGCCCTGGAATGATCCTCCTGTTGCCTTTCATTGACCGGTGGCAGAAAGTTGACCTCCGGTCTAAAACTTTCATTATTGCACCATTTGAG GCAAAATGTAAAGATGAAGCCGTGATCAATGTGGGTGCAGAAGTGCAGTACCATATCTGGAATCCAGTCCTGTCTGTAGCATTAGTGGAGGATATTGACAGCACCACGGCTTACACTGCACAGAATGTAATGAGGCGCTTGATGCATAAGGAAACCCTGGCGCAAATCCAGGAGGACAAAAGTAAAACTGGAGAACAGTTAGCG TTTGAGGTCAACAAAAAAACCAAACACTGGGGTATGGAAGTGCAGCGGGTAGACCTGATCCTGCACAGCGTGGTAAACAGACCGGAAGAGGATCAACCAGGTTTTGAGACCTCTCCGCCCAGCAGTCGATTAGAAAAACTTCCTGCACCTCTACGGAAGCTGGCCACGCAAATGATGCAAAACAGACGATCTCCACAATCAATTCACCTTTCTTCACATTCCAGTGAGAGCGAAG ACAGTATTCAGACCCCATCTGTAATGACTGAATCGGAAGATCTGGAGAGTGACATTATCAGTCCAGACTGGATACTTTCTAAAGTGAAAGCATTCCTTTCTGAGGACCTCGTGAAACAGATTGGAGCCTGTTACCTTTTTAGTGTTAACCAGAAGGATGGGACTCAGAATTTGTATTTTCTGGACCTTAGCAGAG ATTCTGGCAAAGCCGGCTATGGCATGCCTGAAGGAGACCCTCATGTCACTCTGGAAGTGACAGAAGACACCATGCAGGGTCTGTTCTCAGGGGACCTCAAGCCGTTTTCCGCCTACATGAGTGGACGGATACGCATACAGGGTGATTTGAAACTCGCAATGAAGCTGGAGGATCTCATTAAGAAGCTGAATCGATGA